From Thalassococcus sp. S3, one genomic window encodes:
- a CDS encoding MoxR family ATPase, translating to MKFQGTKEYVATDDLTIAVNAAVTLERPLLVKGEPGTGKTELARQVAQALGLSMIEWNIKSTTRAQQGLYEYDAVSRLRDSQLGEERVHDVKNYIKKGKLWEAFEADQKTVLLIDEIDKADIEFPNDLLQELDRMEFFVYETGETIRARTRPIVIITSNNEKELPDAFLRRCFFHYIRFPDEATMRKIVEVHHPGIKEALLTTALTQFYELRETSGLKKKPSTSEVLDWLKLLLAEDLTADDLKRDGVNALPKLHGALLKNEQDVHLFERLAFMARAQR from the coding sequence ATGAAATTTCAGGGCACCAAGGAATATGTGGCCACCGATGACCTGACCATTGCGGTCAACGCCGCCGTCACGCTGGAACGCCCGCTTCTGGTGAAGGGAGAGCCCGGAACCGGCAAGACCGAACTCGCCCGCCAGGTCGCCCAGGCCCTGGGCTTGTCGATGATCGAATGGAACATCAAATCCACCACCCGCGCCCAGCAGGGCCTTTATGAATACGACGCGGTCAGCCGCCTGCGCGACAGCCAGCTGGGCGAGGAACGCGTGCACGACGTCAAAAACTACATCAAGAAGGGCAAGCTCTGGGAGGCGTTCGAGGCCGACCAGAAAACCGTCCTTCTGATCGACGAGATCGACAAGGCCGATATCGAGTTTCCCAACGACCTTCTTCAGGAACTCGACCGGATGGAATTCTTCGTCTACGAGACGGGCGAGACGATCCGCGCCAGAACCCGCCCCATCGTCATCATCACTTCGAATAACGAAAAGGAACTGCCCGACGCCTTCCTGCGCCGCTGCTTCTTCCACTATATCCGCTTCCCGGACGAGGCCACAATGCGCAAGATCGTCGAGGTGCACCACCCCGGCATCAAGGAGGCGCTGCTGACCACCGCGCTCACGCAATTCTACGAGTTGCGCGAGACGTCCGGCCTCAAGAAAAAGCCCTCGACCTCAGAGGTGCTTGACTGGCTCAAGCTGCTGCTGGCCGAGGATCTGACCGCCGACGATCTCAAACGCGACGGGGTGAACGCGCTGCCAAAGCTGCACGGCGCGCTCTTGAAGAACGAACAGGACGTCCACCTCTTCGAACGGCTGGCCTTCATGGCCCGCGCGCAGCGGTAG
- the dksA gene encoding RNA polymerase-binding protein DksA: protein MKQEVFLPDDYRPAEDEPFMNERQMEYFRRKLLNWKAELLAGSRDTIEGLQDQTRNIPDVADRASEETDRALELRTRDRQRKLVAKIDSALRRIDEGEYGYCDVTGEPISLKRLDARPIATMSLEAQERHERREKVHRDD from the coding sequence ATGAAGCAGGAAGTTTTTCTGCCGGATGACTATCGTCCGGCCGAGGATGAGCCTTTTATGAACGAGCGGCAGATGGAGTATTTCCGCCGCAAGCTGCTAAACTGGAAAGCCGAGTTACTGGCAGGCAGTCGTGACACCATCGAGGGACTGCAGGATCAGACCCGCAACATTCCGGACGTCGCCGACAGGGCCAGTGAAGAGACGGATCGCGCGCTTGAGCTGCGGACCCGGGACAGGCAACGCAAACTGGTCGCCAAGATCGACAGCGCCCTGCGCCGGATCGACGAGGGCGAGTATGGCTATTGCGATGTCACGGGAGAGCCTATTTCGCTGAAGCGGCTGGATGCGCGCCCTATCGCAACGATGAGCCTTGAGGCGCAGGAGCGCCATGAGCGCCGCGAGAAAGTCCATCGCGACGATTGA
- a CDS encoding FAD-dependent oxidoreductase: MSLTGLDIVIVGGGIAGLAAALALRARGANVCVLEQADAIREVGAGLQISPNGFAVLDALGLSNALQKVATRAEAVSLRDYRRSGEVMRLDLARYAADQQYLFLHRADLIALLVEAARAAGVELRLLQEVVRVEQGKVHLKTGAVARGDLIIGADGVHSVFRGVLNGQTAPFFTGQVAWRALVDNRTGVPNEARVFMGPGRHVVSYPLRQGQSVNLVAVQERADWAAEGWHHQDDPENLRAAFADFRGPAADLLADVRQVGLWGLFRHPVAERWHGEGLALLGDAAHPTLPFLAQGANMALEDAWVLADALDGATRMEQGLATYQSRRRDRVVRVIETANGNAWKYHLRFGPLRRAAHLALSLGGRVAPARVVRQFDWLYRHDVTA, from the coding sequence ATGAGTTTGACGGGGCTGGATATCGTCATTGTCGGCGGTGGCATTGCCGGCTTGGCTGCCGCGCTGGCCTTGCGGGCGCGCGGAGCGAATGTCTGCGTGCTGGAACAGGCCGATGCGATCCGGGAGGTCGGGGCGGGTCTGCAGATCAGCCCGAACGGATTTGCCGTGCTGGACGCGCTGGGCCTCTCGAACGCGCTGCAGAAGGTCGCGACACGGGCAGAGGCCGTATCGCTGCGGGATTATCGCCGATCCGGCGAGGTGATGCGGCTGGATCTGGCGCGATATGCGGCGGATCAGCAATACCTCTTTTTGCATCGCGCGGATCTGATCGCTCTTCTGGTCGAGGCTGCACGCGCCGCGGGTGTTGAACTACGCCTCTTGCAAGAGGTCGTCCGGGTCGAGCAAGGCAAGGTGCATCTCAAAACGGGCGCGGTCGCGCGCGGGGATTTGATCATTGGCGCGGATGGCGTTCATTCGGTGTTCAGAGGCGTGTTGAACGGTCAGACCGCTCCGTTCTTTACCGGTCAGGTGGCCTGGCGCGCCCTGGTGGACAATCGGACCGGCGTGCCGAACGAAGCACGGGTTTTCATGGGACCGGGCCGCCATGTCGTGAGCTATCCGCTGCGTCAGGGGCAAAGCGTCAATCTGGTGGCGGTTCAGGAGCGGGCGGATTGGGCGGCCGAAGGCTGGCACCACCAGGATGATCCTGAAAATCTGCGCGCGGCCTTTGCTGATTTCCGCGGTCCGGCGGCGGATCTGCTGGCGGATGTCCGGCAGGTCGGCCTTTGGGGGCTTTTCCGGCACCCGGTAGCAGAACGTTGGCACGGAGAGGGTCTGGCACTTCTGGGAGATGCGGCGCATCCCACGCTGCCCTTTCTTGCCCAGGGGGCGAACATGGCGTTGGAGGATGCCTGGGTCCTGGCGGATGCTTTGGACGGCGCCACGCGCATGGAGCAGGGTCTTGCCACCTATCAGTCACGACGGCGTGACCGGGTGGTGCGTGTCATCGAAACGGCGAATGGCAATGCGTGGAAGTATCACCTCAGGTTCGGCCCGCTGAGGCGGGCGGCCCATCTTGCGCTGTCCTTGGGCGGCCGTGTCGCGCCCGCGCGGGTCGTGCGGCAGTTTGACTGGCTTTACCGGCACGATGTGACAGCGTGA